A window of Fusarium oxysporum Fo47 chromosome II, complete sequence genomic DNA:
TGCTCCAGGTGCCAGATATGGTCTCTTAAAGAGTCTGTATTTGCGCATTTGGGGCGACGAGCTGCGTTGGATCAGTGGAGATTTTGCTTTTTTCCCTACACGACACAGCATGATTGAAGCAATTCGCTAACATATTCTATAGCGCCGATGCAACCATCGCTTCTCAGGCTACCGGTGCCATGTCTTGGGCCTTCGTCACTGCCCTCAAGAAGAGCCCTCAGCAGAGCTACGTTCAGCTTCTGAACAGCATCCGCGACGAGCTCGCAACGCGGTACACTCAGAAGCCTCAGCTGTCATGTAGTCACCCTCTTGGTAAGCCGAACCATCTCCGACCTCCAAGGTCAGACACTAACAGGTACAGACACAAACCTACTGTTCGTCATGTAATGTATATATATCATGACCGCCGTACCTCGAACTTGGAGTTGGAATACCCCGAATGTACTGAAAAATCGGCTGCATTGTGCTAGAAGAGAGCATGGGAGAGTTGGAAGCTGGGCGGAATAGGTGGAGGCTTTTTGATAACGAGTATCATAGCACGATTGGATGGTATTACAATGGGAGGCTGTCTGAAAGGGTTGGTAGTTGGTTCTTGACGTCTTGATGACTAACTGTGTCGGAGAACTCAAACATAAAGCGTATTGCGAGAAGTGTAGTTGTTAAAATCAAAATGCTCTTGATTTGATGCCCATAGCGTCTAGCGTCTTTGTGATGTAACATACTGCTTCGATCGCCAAATTCCTATTCCTCAACGCCGAAAACCACCCTATGTAGAAACATGACTTAGGTATCCGTAACAACCCTGCTAATAACCAAATTGACAATGATACAGACCAGCCATACAAGCCCTGTAAACCATACGCTCTCGCTCATATAATGCTATGTTCGTTCTGTCGATGGTCCTGCCAGCTTACATATATCCAGACTCCGTGTAAAGACATGCTATGTTTCCTTATGCTTCGGCTCTCACAACCTTTAGTTGTCTTGATCGCTTCACCTTGCGCTGCTCTTCAGTTGCAACAAGAAGTTTGCGACGCACGACTTCTTGCTTGGCCCAGTTGCTGGCCGACAAGCGAGCACGAGCGATGAAACGCGCCATGACAAGGAAGGTCTTGAGAGTAGGTTTTGTGTTGGAGGTGGTAGCTGTTGTGTGGCTGGGTAGAGAGAGAGTCTTTTTATTGCCAAGGAGATTTGTGCGAATGTCTTCAAGCTCACGCAGTTGAGCTTTATTGCTGTGAGGTTGTCAGTATAAATCGAGTCATAGACGAGACAAAGGGAACTTACCATGCATTGGCAACATCGAGTTGCAGCTGGAGGAACTTCTTTGCGTACGCGGCATCAGCCCGAAGAGAGGCCTCACGCTGGAAACGGGCCTGCATCCACTCCATCTGCATCACCATGCCTCGCAACTCCTTCCTGTGACGCTCGTCGGCGCTCTCAGCTGCCCTGATCACTGTCTCGAGAGCCTGGTCAGCTCCCTCGATGGTGGTGTCCAGAGCCTTGCGGTCAACAGCGCTTCGTCGGTCGGAAGCTCCGTTTCTAGCGGCGACTGCTGTGGCCTTGATGCGCTCAAGATCCTTCTGTAATTTCTCTGCGCTCATGCGGAATGCTGCCCGTTCGCTGCGTGCTCGCTCTAGCTTGCGTCGGAGAGAAGCTTCGGAGGCGGCGAGGCTCTCGATGAGTTCCTGTTGCTGAAGAACATCATGCTCAAGGTTCTCCATCTCGGCCTTATTCTTCCTCAGTTGGCGGTCATGTTTGCTAAGGTCAGGCTGTACTGTGGCCAAGGCGTTGCGCTCACGCTCTGCCTTATCTAGTTGATGCTTCATGCGACGAAGAGTACGCTCATGCTGTGCTGCTGTCTCCTCGGCTTGCGCTCTTGCCTCCTCGAGAACCTCCTCGAGTACTatcttctgatcctcgagATCATTCAATTGGCGCTGAAAGTCCTGAGACAATTGCATCGCTCTGCGCTCGGCATCACGGTTCTTGGATCTGAGATCCTGCATTGACTTTTGGGCTGCGGAGAGCTGGCTTCTGAGCTCTGTGACCTCTGACTTGCGACCGGAATCGCTAGTGGAAGACTTTGGAGACATAATGAGGCGAGAGACTTCAGTCTCGTGAACTTGACGCTCGAGGTCGGCGATTTGTCGCTTCAGACCCTTGACGACATCACGGTGGGCAGATTCTTTCTGTAGGAGCTCTAGCTCCTTTTGACGAGCTGTAGTGAGGTCTTTGCGGATCATAGATAGCTCGCTATTACCTTCGAAGTTATTGGGTATTTGATGAGTATTCAGCTGGGCTTCATAATCCTCGATACGACGCTCAAGCTCACGAATCGTGCGCCGAGCAGCAGCGATATCATGACTGTCTGTTGAGGACGATTGTCGTAGCTTGGCCTGTAGCTGAAGAATCTCCTGCCCCAGAcgttcttcctcctcggcagccTTCTCGATTTCATCCTCTAGCGTCTTTTCGATCGCATCACGCTGCTCAATGAGAGCCTTGTTCTCATCCCTCAGGCGTCGTACTTCATTGTCAAGTTTAAGCTTGGCCGTGCGGAGGTCAAGTCTCTCTTGATCAACACGAAGGGTTTCATTGTCGTAGAATTTCGTTCGGCGAAGTTCCCCATCAAGTTCATCCCGCTCTGCCTTGACTTCAGCCAGAGAGGAGCTGACAGAATGGAGTTCAGCAGTGATCTTGGCaacttggtcttgaagagACTGCTTCTCCTTGGAGAGCTTGTCCAATTGAGAGTTTGCGTCCGAAAGCTGCCACTTCAATCGTGTCATCGATTCCGTCGACTGCTGAGCATCTTGCTCAGAAGTAGAAATAGCGGCCTGGGCTGCCTCGGCTCGTTGACGCCATGTCTTAAGCTCTTCCTTGAGgtcatcaatctcaaactGAGCGGCTTCTGATGAACCTGCCTTCTGGCGCATCACTCTCAGCTGCTCCTTGAGattctcaacctcaatatTCGCAGCCTCTGATGCATTGGCACGCTGTCGCAAAGCTCGAAGTTGCTCTTTGAGGTCATCAATCTCTTGACTGGCAGCATCAGACGAGCCAGCTCGTTGACGGAAAGCCTTCAGTTGTTCTTTCAGGTCTTCCACCTCAAGACTGGCACCTTCATGGAGATCCGCTCTTTTGCGTGCCTCCCGAAGTTGTTCCCTCAGATCGTCAATCTCCTTGTTGAGGACTTGTGTTGATGCTGCTTGGGATGAATTGGTGCGTTGTCGTAGAGACTTGAGCTGTTCTCTCAAATCTTCGCATTCTCGCTTAGCAGCCTCGGCTTCATAGCGTCCGGCATTTTGTTCTTCATCCAGTGTTGTTTGCAGAACATCCACCTCATCCTCCAATGCAGCAACTCTTCGGACTTGTGTCTGGTGCTCGATCTGTGTCTGCCGTAACTCGTCACGAACGGTGGAAAGTTCATTGCGTAGATTTGTCAATAACGTCTGTCGAGTTTCAAGGGCGTCCTGAAGGTCTTCAATCTGTCGTGAGAGGATTCCTTCTTCGCTCCTGTGTCGTTCATTCTCGCTTTGAATAGCTGCTTGTAACTTTGACTCCTTATCCGAGAGTGTGCCTTCAGCTTCCCTGAGGCGATCGATGGTTCTTTGCAAACCTGCTGCCTTTTCTTCGGCGCGATTTCGTTCTGATTCAAGATTTTGCTTCTCGGTTTCCCATTTCTCGCTGTCGTTATCATAAAGATTGTCTTTTTCGCGGATTTCTGCCTGAAGATCTGAAATTTCGTCGTTGAGGCGATCCATTTCCGCTTTGTATTGACCACGGATATCCTTTTCAATTTCTAGCGCATGCTCTCTCTCTTCCGCTAGACCATCCTCAAGATCTTGGACTTCCTTTTCTAGCTTCTGGACATCCTTCTGGAGGGACCTGGACTCAGTTGCAAGTGCATCGTGTCGGCTTTGAAGTACGTTCTTTTCGTCAGTTCGAGCTTGAAGGTCGGCCTCAAGCTGCTCGATTCTGGTTGATAGAGAATTTCGTTCGCGATCGAACTTTTCGtggttcttcttgagctccttgacgGTAGACTGCAGGGAGCTGTTTTCCTGTGTTATCTTGTGATGCCCCTTCTCCAGAGTAGCATAGTCTTGGCCAGCTTGATCCAATTCCTCTTGCAACCGAGCAACCTTCTCTTCGATCTGACGAGAAAGTCCCTTCGTCACCACTGACTTGTTGGCCATATCATCCTGAAGCTCTTCGAGATCGTGCTCGGCTCGCTCTTTCTCGGCTACAGCGTCCTCCATCTTGGCTTTCGCATCCTCAACTTGCTCCTCGAGGCGGCGGATGTTGTGCTCAAGGTCTTGGATGGTGTCTTTGGCGTCATCCAGCTCATCGTTATGCTGGGCCTTCTCCTCTAATGCCAACATTTTTCGTTGAGCGTCCTTGGTTTTCTCTTCCGCCTCTGATACAGAATCTCTGAGGGCTTCCATTTGTTCCTTCAGTTCCTCGAGCTCGTCTTCACGCTCCGTGAGCTGCTGATCCTTCTCCCGAATGTCAGCCTCGAGATCACCGATGTCATCCTGCAGCTTTTCGACCTGGTCACTGTTCCCTTTCTGTTGTTGTAGCTGTTGCTGGAGGTCTTCGATATCTGCTTCGCGATCTTCTAATATGCGCTGCAGCTTCTCAACTTCGGCCTGATTACTCTGGTTGGCGTATTTCCGCTTAGCCTTTTCTTGTACTTCTAGCATTTGCTGTCGATAGCTCTCCAAGTCCTTCTCAGCGGTTGTCAAGTGTTTTTTGTATCGGTGAAGTTCTCTTTGCATTGTGACTTTGTCGACCTTAAGTTCGGTGTTCTCCTTGAGGGCAGCTTCGCTAAAGCCAGGCCCAGCCTTTCGGAGCGCCTCTTCGAGGAAATgaatcttgagcttcagTCCAAAATTCTCCTTTTCGATTCTATCAATCACATTCTCCTGCTCCCTTAGCGAAAGCTGATTACCATCCTGGAGGGGTCCCTTATCACCGCCTCTCCTTCGGGGAACAGCCAACGGGGTTGAGGCAGCGCTACTGGTATCGACCTCGGGAATGGTGTTCTCCATATAAGACTGATTACGTGACCCTAGGTAGATGGACGTGTCGCCGCGGGGAACGGGAGTCAGGTCACCTTCGTCGATCTTGTCTAATGCCGGTGTGTTCGGTACCGCGGTGCCATTTTCTTTGCCGAAGCGTCGCACGCTATTTCTTGTTGCCGATTTAAGTAAGGGTGTGAATTCGGCACCTCCAACGCTGGGAGGAAGGTTTCGGCGGTCGGCCAAGGGTCCTCTCTGGCGCGGGGTGCGAAGATTGATGCCGTTAGAGCGACCATTGCGGAGTTGTTGTAGGAGATTGCCCTCTTTTGGAGGTGACTGAAAGGATGCTTCTTGTGTTATATCGGCAAAGTCGGGCTGTCCAAGGTAGGTCGCATCCCCAATGTTTGTTCGCGGGGTGTCGAGCGCGCCGCCGCCAAAGTCGGGCATGATGGCGGTCGTTGCGTGGGTGGTATAAAGTTTAGAAATGCCGTGTATTAGAGACGCAATGCATGTTATGTAAACAGTTCAAAACGCTCTGCAATCTAGAGCAATCAAGTCTTGCGAAGGGCGTCACTGGGtgtgtttgttgttggtgataaGAAAAGGAATcgtgatgaagaagtcgtAAAGATGTGTAGGTAGCGTCGAATTGTAGCGCGCTATCTTACCGCTGTAAGTCGGGCAAGAAAGACCCGGACGCTCTTACCACGCGCGTTTTTGTTTACTTTGGTATCCATTTCCGGCCTAGAGTCAAAACAAATCGCAGCCAATTGCCGTCATTCGTTAATACCCAATTATATCAATTGCTGGCATGACTCAGCATTGCTCACTACGGTCATAACCCCGCTAATGTTCTTCACCCTAACGTAGGTACCCCAGACCTACCTAACGATGATAACATCGCTTGAAAGAATGAGGCGATAGGTTAATGAGCACTAAGAGGGGAGAAAGCATGACATGTTGAATACGGTTGATCGGCAGACTCCAGTAACACAGCGGAACAACGGATTCACAGCGACAGCCCGATCAGAAAAAGATCTCACATCCATCCAGTGACTACTCCGTACATCCAATCTTATTCAACAATCCACCTGCACCCTACAACCTCCAACCTAGACTCACCACTCACACCACACCGCATCACAATTCTTCCTATAATCGACTGCCTGCCTCATCAAGAGGCCCGCCATGTTCTTTTCCCAAGTACCAGACGAGATAATTCAACATTTGCTCTATTATATCCCACCAGAAGACAACCTCTCTAATTTCCAACTTGTCTCGCATCGCCTAAGGCATCTGGCTGATGAACCGCTTCTGTGGAAATATCATTGTCGAAGCAATTTTAGATTCTGGCATCCCGAGCACAACCTGCAGCGTCGTTTAAAGGGCAGGGCGTCTGATACACCGTGGAAGAAATTATTCATCTTACGGAAGTCCCGCAATGAACAGCTTAAACGTCTCTTGGGCGAGATCCTTGTAACCAAAGTTGGCCGCCTGAAGCGATATGAAAAAGTTTGCCAACTTGGTTATGACGCCAAAGATTTTCTTCTAGAGCAGTGCAAAGCAGACGAGAATGCTGAAGATGTCTTGGCTCGACGGTGAGCAACCTCATCACTAATCTCCCGTTCGAATACTTATTCAAATCTTTTAGATATTATAGTCAATCCCTGCTGGATAGTGTCCACAGATCTATCGCCATTGATGAGTGGTACAACATTCAACTTGTGACCTCGACTCACAGTGGGCAACCACAGACCCTCAGCCTTGAGCGCGCTCTTGGGGCGTTCGATTTATTCGTTCTGCACGACCAGCCCGGAGATTTGGACGATGTAAGTACTCCTTGTATGACCAGGGTTCCCCCGGTTAACACTGCGCCAAGATTAGCGATATTCTTGATAATCTGGCAGCGGCGTTTCTTGAGACTCAACCAGACATCGGTGAAATGTCAACGCGACAAAAGGCACTGGAATTAAACCGATGGCTCCGAATGAATAACCTCACGGGTTTGCGGAATCCTGAGACAAGTTATCGAAATCTCAGAAATTGTCTCATCGGCCAAGCTCTGCGCCATGAAGATCACGACTCGATTCCTATCATCTCCAGCGCCATCTTTTGCTGCCTCGCTCAGCGTTTGGGTGTCGAAGCACAATGCTGCGCATTTCCAACTCATGTACACGCTATAGTGCTTGCAGAGAAAGGAAAGACTTTAGACAGTACCCCTGTTACAGAGGACCATGCACCTCCAGAGAGGATGTACTTAGATCCCTATGGCTCAAGTGAGGAGATTCCTCTGTCTGATTTACAGGCTTTGCTGTCCCGTTTTGGCTGGCAGTCGAGCACCGATACCTTCTTGTCTCCCGTAAACCCTGTCGCCATTGCCATGCGGACAGCGCGCAATATCAGAGCCACTGCTGCCAGGGTGATTGGCGCCCACGAGCAGGCTGACCCTGAACTTACCAGACTCATCACCGGCAATGATCCAGCCAATATTGAAGCTTCCCTCTACTCCGCACTCTGGGCGTCTCTTCTTCTTACACCGGTCGACTCCTTCGAATGGGACGAGGTTTTGGAACCTTTCCTTAACCGATTTGCAAAGAGCTGGCACGTAGATGCTTGGCTTGTTGAGAAGTACATATTCCCTTTGTACGATCGCTTTGGCCCCTTTCGTGAGAGATTCATGAGGAACAATCCCCGTAGGT
This region includes:
- a CDS encoding Transglutaminase-like superfamily-domain-containing protein, translating into MFFSQVPDEIIQHLLYYIPPEDNLSNFQLVSHRLRHLADEPLLWKYHCRSNFRFWHPEHNLQRRLKGRASDTPWKKLFILRKSRNEQLKRLLGEILVTKVGRLKRYEKVCQLGYDAKDFLLEQCKADENAEDVLARRYYSQSLLDSVHRSIAIDEWYNIQLVTSTHSGQPQTLSLERALGAFDLFVLHDQPGDLDDISDILDNLAAAFLETQPDIGEMSTRQKALELNRWLRMNNLTGLRNPETSYRNLRNCLIGQALRHEDHDSIPIISSAIFCCLAQRLGVEAQCCAFPTHVHAIVLAEKGKTLDSTPVTEDHAPPERMYLDPYGSSEEIPLSDLQALLSRFGWQSSTDTFLSPVNPVAIAMRTARNIRATAARVIGAHEQADPELTRLITGNDPANIEASLYSALWASLLLTPVDSFEWDEVLEPFLNRFAKSWHVDAWLVEKYIFPLYDRFGPFRERFMRNNPRRWDDPHEVLGLVDEFDEVPPPVFHRNNARTQNVLYKIGQVFRHRRYGWIGAVNGWTDQELPNRVRPRNQTFYTCLRTIGPERHVVAEDNIVLIQDPREVPESLFPQAGKFFKRFDAETCTFVSNITEQYPDD